The following are encoded in a window of Pseudomonas sp. JQ170C genomic DNA:
- the accC gene encoding acetyl-CoA carboxylase biotin carboxylase subunit, with protein MSAKLEKVLIANRGEIALRILRACKELGIKTVAVHSTADRELMHLGLADESVCIGPASSKDSYLHIPAIIAAAEVTGATAIHPGYGFLAENADFAEQVENSGFAFIGPKADTIRLMGDKVSAKDAMIKTGVPTVPGSDGPLPEDEETALAIAREVGYPVIIKAAGGGGGRGMRVVHKEEDLIASAKLTRTEAGAAFGNPMVYLEKFLTNPRHVEVQVLSDGQGNAVHLGDRDCSLQRRHQKVLEEAPAPGIDEKARQEVFKRCVDACIEINYRGAGTFEFLYENGRFYFIEMNTRVQVEHPVSEMVTGIDIVKEMLSIAAGNKLSFTQDDVVIRGHSLECRINAEDPKKFIPSPGTVKHFHAPGGNGVRVDSHLYSGYAVPPNYDSLIGKLITYGKDRDEAMARMRNALDEIVVDGIKTNIPLHRDLVRDEGFCKGGVNIHYLEHKLANQE; from the coding sequence ATGTCTGCGAAGCTGGAAAAAGTCCTGATCGCCAACCGCGGGGAAATTGCCCTGCGGATCCTGCGTGCCTGCAAAGAGCTGGGCATCAAGACCGTCGCCGTGCACTCCACGGCAGACCGCGAACTGATGCACCTGGGCCTGGCAGACGAGTCGGTCTGCATTGGTCCTGCTTCGTCCAAGGATTCCTACCTGCACATCCCGGCGATCATCGCCGCTGCCGAGGTGACCGGCGCTACCGCCATTCACCCAGGCTACGGCTTCCTCGCTGAAAACGCCGACTTCGCCGAACAGGTGGAGAACTCCGGTTTTGCCTTCATCGGCCCGAAAGCCGACACCATTCGCCTGATGGGCGACAAGGTTTCGGCCAAGGACGCGATGATCAAGACCGGCGTACCGACCGTACCGGGTTCTGACGGCCCACTGCCGGAAGACGAAGAAACCGCACTGGCGATCGCTCGCGAAGTCGGCTACCCGGTGATCATCAAGGCCGCCGGTGGCGGTGGTGGTCGCGGCATGCGCGTGGTGCACAAGGAAGAAGACCTGATCGCTTCGGCCAAGCTGACCCGTACCGAAGCCGGTGCTGCGTTCGGCAACCCGATGGTCTACCTCGAGAAGTTCCTGACCAACCCACGTCACGTGGAAGTCCAGGTACTGTCCGACGGTCAGGGCAACGCCGTGCACCTGGGTGACCGCGACTGCTCGCTGCAGCGCCGCCACCAGAAGGTACTGGAAGAAGCGCCGGCCCCTGGCATCGATGAAAAAGCCCGCCAGGAAGTCTTCAAGCGTTGCGTCGATGCCTGCATCGAGATCAACTACCGTGGCGCTGGCACCTTCGAGTTCCTCTACGAAAACGGTCGCTTCTACTTCATCGAAATGAACACCCGTGTTCAGGTGGAGCACCCGGTTTCGGAGATGGTCACCGGTATCGACATCGTCAAGGAGATGCTCAGCATCGCCGCTGGCAACAAGCTGTCGTTCACCCAGGATGACGTCGTGATCCGCGGTCACTCGCTGGAGTGCCGGATCAACGCCGAAGACCCGAAGAAGTTCATTCCGAGCCCAGGCACGGTCAAGCACTTCCACGCCCCGGGCGGCAACGGCGTTCGCGTCGACTCGCACCTGTACAGCGGTTACGCGGTTCCACCGAACTACGACTCGCTGATCGGCAAGCTGATCACCTACGGCAAAGACCGTGACGAAGCCATGGCGCGCATGCGCAATGCCCTGGACGAAATCGTCGTCGACGGCATCAAGACCAACATCCCGCTGCACCGCGACCTGGTGCGTGATGAAGGTTTCTGCAAAGGTGGCGTCAACATTCACTATCTGGAACACAAACTGGCCAACCAGGAGTGA
- the accB gene encoding acetyl-CoA carboxylase biotin carboxyl carrier protein, with translation MDIRKVKKLIELLEESGIDELEIKEGEESVRISRHSKTPAQQYYAPAPVAAPVAAPAPAAAAAAPAAEAAAPKLNGTVARSPMVGTFYRKASPSSPAFVEVGQTVKKGDTLCIVEAMKMMNHIEAEASGVIESILVEDGQPVEFDQPLFTIV, from the coding sequence ATGGATATCCGTAAAGTCAAGAAACTGATCGAACTGCTGGAAGAATCTGGCATCGACGAGCTGGAGATCAAGGAAGGCGAGGAATCCGTACGGATCAGCCGTCACAGCAAGACCCCAGCCCAGCAGTACTACGCTCCGGCTCCAGTCGCCGCTCCTGTAGCAGCCCCGGCCCCTGCCGCCGCTGCAGCCGCTCCTGCTGCCGAAGCCGCCGCACCGAAACTGAACGGCACCGTTGCCCGTTCGCCAATGGTCGGCACCTTCTACCGCAAGGCCTCGCCATCCTCGCCAGCCTTCGTTGAAGTCGGCCAGACCGTGAAGAAAGGCGACACCCTGTGCATCGTCGAAGCCATGAAGATGATGAACCACATCGAAGCTGAAGCCAGCGGTGTGATCGAATCCATCCTGGTAGAAGACGGCCAGCCGGTTGAGTTCGACCAGCCGCTGTTCACCATCGTTTGA
- the aroQ gene encoding type II 3-dehydroquinate dehydratase has translation MATLLVLHGPNLNLLGTREPGVYGAVTLAQINQDLEQRARAAGHHLQYLQSNAEYELIDRIHAARSEGVDFILINPAAFTHTSVALRDALLAVSIPFIEVHLSNVHKREPFRHHSYFSDVAVGVICGLGATGYRLALESALEHLAANAKP, from the coding sequence ATGGCAACGCTACTGGTGCTGCACGGCCCCAATCTGAACCTGCTCGGTACCCGCGAACCGGGCGTCTATGGCGCCGTCACCCTGGCCCAGATCAACCAGGACCTGGAGCAGCGCGCCCGCGCCGCCGGCCATCACCTGCAGTACCTGCAAAGCAATGCCGAGTACGAATTGATCGACCGCATCCACGCCGCGCGCAGCGAAGGCGTCGATTTTATCCTGATCAATCCGGCTGCTTTCACACACACATCCGTCGCATTACGTGACGCATTGCTGGCAGTGAGCATCCCATTCATCGAAGTGCACCTGTCGAACGTGCACAAGCGTGAGCCGTTTCGCCATCACTCCTACTTTTCCGATGTCGCCGTAGGGGTGATTTGCGGCCTGGGTGCCACCGGCTACCGCCTGGCCCTGGAGTCTGCCCTGGAACACCTGGCTGCCAACGCCAAACCCTGA
- a CDS encoding protein-disulfide reductase DsbD: MRRLLCLLFLLLALPAVGAGLLDNRPSATLGAPSLNNSADFLPVHEAFKLSLVQSDAQTLKLRFVATDGYYLYRHRFQFRAEPADIALGAAQIPPGEAKHDEFFGDVEVYHGILDIDIPRPANDTRAFTLVVGYQGCADKGLCYPPETVRLSIDGSGAAPDADTAAAPQGWTWKQLLLFFLAGVGLTFTPCVLPMLPILSGVVLRGQVGGLRGFALSLAYVLPMAACFALLGALMGLFGAGMNLQARLQSAWVLVPFSLFFVVFALAMFGLFELKLPHAVSHRLERLVGQTKGGSLIGAAILGVFSSLLVSPCVSAPLAGALLYISASGDAVGGALKLFALGLGMGAPLLLVATGGAAWLPKSGPWLVTVKNAIGVLLLGLAIGLLSRVLPGQVTLLLVGLLSAGVALFLGTLEFTAKTTLQRLAQLLGLALLVYALACWYGALSGQSDPLRPLPPPTAGAQPLSAAQSDWQTITTPAALDSALALAKEAGQPVVLDWYADWCISCKVIEHEVLAAPAVKNQLIGYKLLRFDITQSNAEQRALLDRYQLFGPPALLFFAANGSEKTSARVVGETNAVEFAEHLTRIRADLGL; encoded by the coding sequence ATGCGCCGCCTGCTTTGCCTTCTTTTCCTGCTTCTGGCCTTGCCCGCCGTCGGCGCCGGCCTGCTCGACAACCGCCCAAGCGCCACCCTGGGTGCGCCGTCACTGAACAACAGTGCCGACTTCCTCCCCGTACACGAAGCCTTCAAGCTGAGCCTGGTGCAAAGCGACGCCCAGACCCTCAAGCTGCGCTTCGTCGCCACCGACGGCTATTACCTGTACCGCCACCGCTTCCAGTTCCGCGCCGAACCTGCCGACATCGCCCTGGGCGCCGCGCAGATTCCGCCGGGCGAAGCCAAGCATGATGAGTTCTTCGGCGACGTCGAGGTCTATCACGGCATCCTGGATATCGACATCCCGCGCCCGGCCAACGACACCCGCGCCTTTACCCTGGTCGTGGGTTATCAGGGCTGCGCCGACAAAGGCCTGTGCTACCCGCCGGAAACCGTGCGCCTGAGCATCGACGGCAGCGGCGCGGCGCCCGATGCCGATACCGCTGCAGCCCCCCAGGGGTGGACCTGGAAACAACTGCTGCTGTTCTTCCTCGCGGGTGTCGGCCTGACCTTTACCCCTTGCGTGCTGCCGATGCTGCCGATCCTTTCCGGGGTGGTGCTGCGTGGTCAGGTCGGGGGCCTGCGCGGGTTCGCCCTGTCGCTGGCCTATGTCCTGCCGATGGCCGCGTGTTTCGCCCTGCTGGGTGCGTTGATGGGCTTGTTCGGCGCCGGCATGAACCTGCAGGCGCGACTGCAGTCGGCCTGGGTACTGGTGCCGTTCTCATTGTTCTTCGTGGTCTTCGCCCTGGCCATGTTCGGCCTGTTCGAGCTGAAACTGCCCCACGCCGTCAGTCATCGCCTGGAGCGGCTGGTCGGCCAGACCAAAGGCGGCTCGCTGATTGGCGCAGCGATCCTCGGGGTGTTCTCCAGCCTCCTGGTCTCGCCTTGCGTGTCTGCACCGCTGGCCGGTGCGCTGCTGTATATCAGCGCCAGCGGTGATGCTGTTGGCGGTGCCTTGAAGCTGTTTGCCCTGGGCCTGGGCATGGGCGCCCCACTGCTGCTGGTCGCCACCGGCGGCGCGGCCTGGCTGCCAAAAAGCGGGCCCTGGCTGGTCACGGTCAAGAATGCCATTGGTGTGCTGTTGCTGGGCTTGGCCATCGGCCTGCTCAGCCGGGTACTGCCCGGACAGGTCACCTTGCTGTTGGTCGGATTGTTGAGTGCGGGCGTGGCGCTGTTCCTCGGTACTCTGGAGTTCACGGCGAAAACCACGCTGCAGCGTCTGGCGCAACTGCTTGGCTTGGCCCTGCTGGTCTATGCCCTGGCCTGCTGGTACGGCGCACTGAGCGGCCAGAGCGATCCGCTGCGCCCCTTGCCGCCGCCCACTGCAGGCGCCCAGCCCCTGAGCGCTGCACAAAGCGACTGGCAAACCATCACCACCCCCGCCGCCCTCGACAGCGCCCTGGCCCTGGCCAAGGAAGCCGGGCAGCCCGTAGTGCTGGACTGGTACGCCGACTGGTGCATCAGCTGCAAGGTCATCGAACACGAAGTGCTGGCTGCACCGGCGGTCAAAAACCAGCTCATCGGCTACAAACTGCTGCGCTTCGACATCACCCAAAGCAATGCAGAGCAGCGTGCCCTGCTCGATCGCTATCAGCTTTTCGGTCCACCTGCGCTATTGTTCTTTGCCGCGAACGGCAGCGAAAAAACCAGCGCTCGTGTGGTTGGCGAGACAAACGCCGTCGAATTTGCCGAACATCTGACGCGCATTCGCGCCGATCTGGGTCTATAA
- a CDS encoding methyl-accepting chemotaxis protein translates to MRLKLLTNFNTVLLVTVCIALGATLWWSQRALERPYQMMERYLSLSQQFQNQAARNIGDYLSSGDALRHATAVQATAALQDALKQLPDELAAPLRPSLDNLQRFAGDELLAAGKLAGDPQALLLQAERELGASLDQLASYAQASSNPDAGRYSLTLFKAALHLSRLSLARDKLVSSGRSALADEVERELQLIVDQAKALDALPLLGVTAARESNADDFAALMGLETQGSQDVEDTGIALKRELNSLLNRYPAELQRTREQIQRRSELADSTHQQIDAVQQAIAALEPAVRSQHATIQGEVRIIQGLMIGLILLIALLIDTLQRRLARVLTNLAPALSRWAEGDFAEAISLGKSNREMHDIQDSLNRLRCYLVELVGTIRNNAEQVAGSSHALAGMSSALHDGAERQAGDTAQIRDALGELEATILQVAGDASQAADASHDAGRAVEQGQAVIGQSLTGLRALVDEVQGNAQMIEQLAEESATIGGVLTVIRSIAEQTNLLALNAAIEAARAGEMGRGFAVVAEEVRSLAQRTTGATGEIQTLIGRLQQAARESVEGMRAQLEHAEATANKAQAADGALDEIVAAIQTISATAVRIADVTAQQSGAVSEIRDHSERIHDLGEDNLQRIGEGREQGEQLLRLGGELNTAVRAFRL, encoded by the coding sequence ATGCGCCTGAAGCTGCTCACCAATTTCAATACCGTGTTACTGGTAACCGTCTGCATCGCCCTGGGCGCCACCCTGTGGTGGTCGCAGCGCGCGCTGGAACGCCCCTATCAAATGATGGAGCGTTACCTGTCGCTGTCGCAGCAATTCCAGAACCAGGCGGCACGCAACATCGGCGACTACCTCAGCAGCGGCGATGCCCTGCGCCATGCCACGGCGGTGCAGGCGACGGCGGCTTTGCAGGATGCCCTCAAGCAACTGCCCGATGAACTGGCCGCGCCCCTGCGCCCCAGCCTGGACAACCTGCAACGCTTTGCCGGCGATGAGCTGCTGGCCGCCGGCAAGTTGGCCGGCGACCCGCAGGCACTGTTGCTGCAGGCCGAACGTGAACTGGGCGCAAGCCTGGACCAACTGGCCAGCTACGCCCAGGCCAGCAGCAACCCGGACGCCGGGCGCTATAGCCTCACACTGTTCAAGGCCGCGCTGCACCTGTCGCGGCTTTCCCTGGCCCGCGACAAGCTGGTCAGCAGCGGACGCAGCGCGCTGGCCGATGAGGTGGAGCGCGAACTGCAACTGATCGTCGACCAGGCCAAGGCGCTCGATGCCCTGCCCTTGCTCGGCGTGACGGCTGCCCGCGAATCCAATGCCGATGACTTTGCTGCCCTCATGGGCCTGGAGACCCAAGGCAGCCAGGACGTCGAAGACACGGGGATCGCCCTCAAGCGCGAGCTCAACAGCCTGCTCAATCGCTACCCCGCCGAGTTGCAGCGCACCCGCGAGCAGATCCAGCGTCGCAGCGAACTGGCCGACAGCACCCACCAACAGATCGACGCCGTGCAGCAAGCCATTGCCGCGCTGGAACCGGCGGTGCGCAGCCAGCACGCGACCATCCAGGGTGAGGTGCGGATCATCCAGGGCCTGATGATCGGCCTGATCCTGCTGATCGCCCTGCTCATCGACACCTTGCAGCGCCGCCTCGCCCGAGTACTGACCAACCTGGCACCGGCCTTGTCGCGCTGGGCCGAGGGCGATTTCGCCGAGGCCATCTCGCTGGGCAAGAGCAACCGTGAAATGCACGACATCCAGGATTCGCTCAATCGCCTGCGCTGTTATCTGGTGGAGCTGGTGGGGACCATTCGCAACAATGCCGAGCAGGTGGCTGGCAGTAGCCATGCCCTGGCCGGCATGAGCAGCGCCCTGCACGACGGCGCCGAACGCCAGGCGGGCGACACCGCTCAAATCCGCGATGCCCTGGGAGAACTGGAAGCCACCATCCTGCAAGTGGCCGGCGATGCCAGTCAGGCTGCCGACGCCAGTCACGATGCTGGCCGCGCCGTGGAACAGGGGCAGGCGGTGATAGGCCAGAGCCTGACCGGCCTGCGCGCCCTGGTCGATGAAGTTCAGGGCAATGCCCAGATGATCGAGCAACTGGCCGAAGAGTCGGCCACCATCGGCGGCGTCCTCACGGTAATCCGCTCGATTGCCGAACAGACCAACCTGCTGGCCCTCAATGCCGCGATCGAAGCCGCCCGCGCAGGCGAGATGGGCCGCGGCTTCGCCGTGGTCGCCGAAGAGGTGCGTTCCCTGGCCCAGCGCACCACCGGCGCCACCGGCGAGATCCAGACCCTGATCGGGCGCCTGCAGCAGGCCGCGCGCGAATCGGTGGAAGGCATGCGCGCCCAGCTTGAACATGCCGAAGCCACCGCCAACAAGGCCCAGGCCGCCGATGGGGCACTGGATGAGATCGTTGCGGCAATCCAGACCATCTCCGCCACCGCCGTGCGCATTGCCGACGTGACGGCCCAGCAAAGCGGGGCAGTGAGTGAGATTCGCGATCACAGCGAGCGGATTCATGACCTGGGGGAGGACAACCTTCAACGCATTGGCGAAGGCCGCGAGCAGGGGGAGCAGTTGCTCAGGCTGGGAGGCGAACTGAACACGGCGGTACGGGCGTTTCGGCTGTGA
- a CDS encoding response regulator has translation MTEPEDPSRERLKQHFAQRVIHQARQILEIWQRLQRSEWSTSDLGELCEANLRLQRYAERFEQPEHSLLAEAIGQTLTAVEANSARLSSPLISELNRLMQRLSRTGLRQGDQLEQVPLPPLRKPVYIMLQDHDRAERLAQQLEFFGLGVQALYSADAFRASMSERLPSAIVMDVDFTGTGIGLQLAAQAQQGLEQRVPLLFFSLDETDTPTRLAAVRAGGQEFLTGTLEASSLLEKVELLTSVTQYEPFKVLIIDDSRAQAMHTERLLNSAGIVTRTLTDPIRTMAELADFQPDLIILDMYMPDCTGTELAKVIRHNDRYVSVPIIYLSAEDDLDKQLDAMSEGGDDFLTKPIRSRHLITTVRNRAARARNLKARMVRDSLTGLYNHTHILQLLEDCSFRARREEQPLSFAMLDIDHFKKVNDSHGHPMGDRVIKSLALFLKQRLRKTDFIGRYGGEEFAIVMPNTDLAAAQKVLDEIRRRFAEIHYPAQPRDLSCTFSAGVVQLKDGHDALSMATAADMALYRAKGAGRNCVLRAD, from the coding sequence ATGACCGAGCCAGAAGACCCCAGTCGTGAGCGCCTCAAGCAACACTTTGCCCAACGGGTCATTCATCAGGCTCGGCAAATACTCGAGATCTGGCAACGCCTGCAGCGCAGCGAGTGGTCGACGAGTGACCTCGGTGAACTGTGCGAGGCCAACCTGCGCCTGCAGCGCTACGCCGAGCGTTTCGAGCAACCGGAGCACAGCCTGCTGGCTGAAGCCATCGGCCAGACCCTGACAGCCGTCGAAGCCAACAGCGCGCGCCTGAGCAGCCCGCTGATCAGTGAACTCAACCGCCTGATGCAGCGCCTGTCACGCACGGGCCTGCGCCAGGGCGACCAGCTTGAGCAAGTGCCCCTGCCGCCGCTGCGCAAGCCGGTCTACATCATGCTCCAGGATCACGATCGGGCCGAGCGCCTGGCCCAGCAACTGGAGTTCTTCGGCCTGGGTGTACAAGCCTTGTACAGCGCCGATGCCTTTCGCGCCTCAATGAGCGAGCGGTTGCCGTCGGCCATCGTCATGGATGTCGACTTCACCGGCACGGGCATCGGCCTGCAACTGGCGGCCCAGGCCCAGCAAGGCCTGGAGCAGCGGGTCCCGCTGTTGTTCTTCAGCCTCGATGAAACCGACACGCCAACACGCCTGGCCGCGGTGCGCGCCGGTGGCCAGGAATTCCTCACCGGCACCCTGGAAGCCTCCAGCCTGCTGGAAAAGGTCGAGCTGCTGACCAGCGTCACCCAGTACGAACCGTTCAAAGTGCTGATCATCGACGACTCCCGGGCCCAGGCCATGCACACCGAGCGCCTGCTCAACAGTGCCGGCATCGTCACCCGGACCCTCACCGACCCGATCCGCACCATGGCCGAGCTTGCGGACTTCCAGCCCGACCTGATCATCCTCGACATGTACATGCCTGACTGCACCGGCACAGAGCTTGCCAAGGTCATTCGCCACAATGATCGCTACGTCAGTGTGCCGATCATTTACCTGTCGGCCGAAGACGACCTGGACAAACAGCTCGATGCCATGAGCGAAGGCGGCGATGACTTCCTGACCAAGCCGATCCGCTCGCGCCACCTGATTACCACCGTGCGCAACCGCGCCGCCCGCGCCCGCAATCTCAAGGCGCGGATGGTGCGCGACAGCCTGACCGGCCTGTACAACCACACCCACATCCTGCAACTGCTCGAAGACTGCAGCTTTCGCGCACGGCGCGAAGAACAGCCGCTGAGCTTTGCCATGCTCGACATCGACCACTTCAAGAAAGTCAACGACAGCCACGGTCACCCCATGGGCGACCGGGTGATCAAGAGCCTGGCCCTGTTCCTCAAACAGCGCCTGCGCAAGACCGACTTCATCGGCCGCTACGGTGGCGAAGAGTTCGCCATCGTCATGCCCAACACTGACCTTGCCGCCGCACAAAAAGTGCTGGATGAAATCCGACGCCGCTTCGCTGAAATCCACTACCCGGCCCAGCCCCGGGACTTGTCGTGCACCTTCAGTGCCGGCGTTGTGCAACTCAAGGACGGGCACGACGCCTTGAGCATGGCCACCGCCGCCGACATGGCGCTGTACCGGGCCAAGGGCGCCGGACGCAACTGCGTGCTGCGGGCGGACTGA
- a CDS encoding DUF2333 family protein has translation MLDWKNRTGKAEARERVEPRGAATRSYFGGLFFSRALGSLIGIYLLVCAGLGWYWSAEPDLFPVQQNAQIAAEQTGKQMVVGYTTVETLKTVAGTLLHKPGGYISNDRFPPGLWMDNMPSWEYGVLVQVRDLSRALRKDFARSQSQSAEDADLAKAEPRFNFDNKSWILPSSESEFQEGINSLTRYQNRLAAPDQPGALFYTRADNLNNWLGDVATRLGSLSQRLSASVGRVKLNSTLKTEVVVAGQAPQLDEEVVETPWLQIDNVFYEARGQAWALSHLLRAIEVDFADVLAKKNATVSVRQIIRELEASQEPLWSPMVLNGSGFGMWANHSLVMANYISRANAAVIDLRQLLSQG, from the coding sequence ATGCTGGACTGGAAAAACCGTACAGGCAAAGCCGAGGCGCGCGAGCGGGTCGAACCCCGCGGTGCCGCTACCCGCAGTTACTTTGGCGGGTTGTTTTTCAGCCGCGCCCTGGGTTCGCTGATCGGCATTTACCTGCTGGTGTGCGCGGGCCTGGGCTGGTACTGGAGTGCAGAGCCCGACCTGTTCCCCGTCCAGCAAAACGCCCAGATCGCCGCCGAACAGACCGGCAAGCAGATGGTGGTGGGCTACACCACGGTCGAAACCCTCAAGACCGTTGCCGGCACCCTGTTGCACAAGCCGGGCGGCTACATCTCCAACGACCGCTTCCCGCCGGGCCTGTGGATGGACAACATGCCCAGCTGGGAGTACGGCGTGCTGGTTCAGGTGCGCGACCTGAGCCGCGCCCTGCGCAAGGACTTCGCCCGCTCGCAGTCGCAGTCCGCTGAAGACGCGGACCTGGCCAAGGCCGAGCCGCGCTTCAACTTCGACAACAAGAGCTGGATCCTGCCGTCGAGCGAGTCCGAGTTCCAGGAAGGCATCAACTCCCTGACCCGCTACCAGAACCGTCTGGCCGCACCCGACCAGCCGGGCGCGCTGTTCTACACCCGTGCCGACAACCTCAACAACTGGCTCGGCGATGTCGCCACCCGTCTGGGTTCGCTGTCGCAGCGTCTGTCGGCCAGTGTTGGCCGGGTCAAGCTCAACAGCACCCTGAAGACCGAAGTCGTGGTTGCAGGCCAGGCGCCGCAGCTGGACGAGGAAGTGGTCGAAACCCCATGGCTGCAGATCGACAACGTCTTCTATGAAGCCCGCGGCCAGGCCTGGGCCCTGTCGCATCTGCTGCGCGCTATCGAAGTCGACTTCGCCGATGTACTGGCCAAGAAGAACGCCACCGTGAGCGTGCGCCAGATCATTCGTGAACTGGAAGCATCCCAGGAGCCGCTGTGGAGCCCGATGGTGCTCAATGGCAGTGGCTTCGGCATGTGGGCCAACCACTCGCTGGTCATGGCCAACTACATTTCTCGCGCCAACGCTGCAGTGATCGACCTGCGCCAGCTGCTGTCCCAGGGCTGA
- a CDS encoding NUDIX hydrolase: protein MAISKQEAAHRAASDAELIAWVDEHDQPLGALPRVELREKGLIGRGTYILLFNSAGELCVHRRTESKAIYPSYWDVAAGGMVQADESFAESAARELEEELGVAGVELTFHERFFFDQPGNRLWCAVFSAVWDGPLRLQPEEVSEARFLPLEQALADSRQQPYCPDSLAALQRYIDRQA, encoded by the coding sequence ATGGCCATCTCCAAGCAAGAGGCGGCGCATCGCGCTGCCTCCGACGCCGAACTGATCGCCTGGGTCGACGAACACGACCAGCCGCTGGGTGCCTTGCCCCGCGTCGAGCTGCGCGAGAAGGGCCTGATCGGTCGCGGTACCTACATCCTGTTGTTCAACTCGGCCGGTGAGCTGTGTGTGCACCGGCGCACGGAAAGCAAAGCGATCTATCCGAGTTACTGGGATGTAGCCGCCGGCGGCATGGTGCAGGCCGACGAGAGCTTTGCCGAATCCGCTGCCCGGGAGCTGGAAGAGGAACTGGGTGTGGCCGGGGTCGAACTGACCTTCCACGAACGTTTCTTCTTCGACCAGCCTGGCAACCGGCTCTGGTGCGCGGTGTTTTCGGCCGTCTGGGACGGGCCTTTGCGCCTGCAGCCGGAGGAGGTCAGCGAAGCGCGCTTTCTGCCCCTCGAACAGGCCCTGGCCGACAGCCGGCAGCAGCCGTATTGCCCCGATTCGCTGGCTGCCCTGCAGCGCTACATCGACCGTCAAGCCTGA
- a CDS encoding translation initiation factor Sui1, which translates to MAKKAASFAALGGLVFSTDAGRHCPDCSKPIDACICKQTLIPEGDGIARVRRESKGRGGKTVTTISGVPLPLEQLKELAATLKRRCGTGGALKDGVIEIQGDHVELLLAELIKQGFKAKKSGG; encoded by the coding sequence GTGGCCAAGAAAGCCGCATCATTCGCCGCCCTCGGTGGCCTGGTGTTCTCCACTGATGCAGGTCGGCATTGTCCGGACTGCAGCAAACCCATAGATGCCTGCATCTGCAAACAGACGCTCATCCCCGAAGGCGATGGCATTGCTCGCGTGCGCCGCGAAAGCAAAGGCCGTGGCGGCAAGACGGTGACGACCATCAGCGGTGTACCGCTGCCCCTGGAACAGCTCAAGGAACTGGCCGCCACGCTCAAGCGTCGCTGCGGTACCGGCGGCGCGTTGAAAGACGGGGTCATCGAAATCCAGGGCGATCACGTCGAGCTATTGTTGGCAGAGCTGATCAAGCAAGGCTTCAAAGCGAAAAAGTCCGGCGGCTAG